TCGTCTCGAGTCGGCCACCGAACTGAGACCGTCATCCCCGGTCGGTACCACAGGTAGCCAACGCCGACAACAAGAAACGACATCTGGATTGCAAGCAGATTTTGTGCAAACGCCAGGCTCTCGTTGCCGAAGTCACCCATCCGAAGAGTGAGTACGCTGGCTGCGGTGTTGGCGACCACTGCTGCAAGACTGAGCGCCGCGACGACGGCCAGTGCCCGAGTGCGTCCGGAGCGGTCAGTTGGAGTGTCGGTACCACCACGTTGTTGGGTTGTCTCAGCCATACCGATTCGTTGGAACCTGACACAATAATTGTTATCTGTATGACATTTAAGTTGAGTGGTTGACAGGTTCGCAACAACTATTCGGACAGGAGACGATACGCGAGTCGTGCCTCCGGAGTACTCCGTCCCCAACGATGCGTACGCGGCCCTCGGTGACGAGACGCGACTCGAGATTCTGTTCGAACTGGCCGACCACTACGATGAGGCGTGGTCGTCCGGGTGGCTCTCCTTTAGTGCACTCTGTGAGCGGGTCAGCGTCGACGACACGAGCCGATTCAGCTACCATCTCGGGAAGCTACAGGATCAGTTCGTCGTCAAGGAGCGCGAACAGTACCGGCCGACGATCGCTGCGCTCGAGGTCGTAACTGCGATCCGCGCTGGTACGTACGACGACACGACGACTCGCGAGACGACTATTGACGCGTCCTGTCCTCACTGCGCCCAGTCGCTGCTCGCCCGTCACCACAACCACATGCTGACGCTTTCCTGTTCAGACCATGGCGTTGCGATGGGCTATCCCGTCCCGCCGATCGCTGCCGCCCACCATTCACTCGAGACGGTGGTCGATCTCGTACTCCAGCGACACGCAGCCCACGTCGAGTCGCTTCGTCGCGGCGTCTGTCCGTACTGCTGGGGTCCAGCCACCCTCTCTCTGCCATACGAGGAGATTCCCGAATTCATCCTTCAGTATGACACCGTCTACGCGACAGCAGCCTGTGAGGAGTGCTGGATGTCCTACCCGCTCCCAGTTCCCGAACTGCTCGTTTCACATCCCGCTGTCCACGCGTTGTACGCCGCTCACGACCTTGAGCCGCCAGCCACCCACCTCGGCTCGAATTCACTGGTGAACCTGAGCGATGTCAATCTTCTCGAGGACGGCGGGGCCAACGTCACAATCTCACTCGAGGAGGCAACGCTCGTCGTCGAGCTCCGCGACGATGGTTCCCTCGAGCAGTGGCACGAATCCTGAACGATGTCCGATCTGGATCTACGCCCTGGCAACGTTTGGGCCCCACGTGGCGACAGTACCCCCTGATACTGAACAGCGCGCAGGTCTCTATAATTGACCAATCGACGGCTGAGAAGCCGTCACCACCGATCACCTCGACAGGTCCTTGAGCACCGCTCTCGCCGCTTGCCGGCCGCTCTCCATTGCGCCCTGAATCGACGACCAGCGCGTGTAGTCGCCAGCAAGATACACCGGCCCCTCGGGATCGCGCACGTCCGGCAAGCGCTCGTACACGCCTGGCGGCTGGGCAAACTGGGCGAATTCGATACGCTCGGTGTGTACCGGCTCGAGTTCACCGACGGCTCGCTCTGGGTACCAGGACTCGAGTGCCGCCTGCGTTCGATCCGTGAGTTCCTGGTCGCTCTCCTCGCGGTGACCGAGATAGGTCGCGCTCAGAAGCGTCTCGTCGGGCGGTGCGTACTCGGGTGCGACCTCGCTGTGGGGAACGACGTGGACGGGGCCGTCGTCGCTGGCGTTCAAGAGGAGCCGCCGACCGGTATTCAGCGTGGTTCGACCAGAGAGCCGATAGTACTGCGTCGTAGACGCCCGGCCCTCGGTTGGGATTGCCGACACGCCGGTGAGTGACTGGGCTGTCGGCGGGTCGGCCGCGACAATGACGGCGTCGACGTCACGGTTGGCTGTTCCGCCGTCGTGGTTGTCGTCGCTCTCGTGGCTGTCGTCGCTGTCGCCGTTATTGTCATCATCACCGTCCTCGAGCGAGACGGTGACAGTCTCGTCACGCTCTCGATACTCAATCGTTTCAACCTCGCACCCTGTTTCGATCGTCGCACCAACTGCTCTGGCACGATCTGCGAGTTGTGCCGGAATAGCACCCATCCCCGCAGCGGGAACCGCGGTCGAACCGGATGCGAGCGCCGCGAACGTGTACTCGAAGACGCGGCTCGACGTCGAGAGCGAGCGATCGAGAGTGATACCGCCGTAGAACGGTGCTACGAAGCGCTCGCGAAACCGATCCGAAAAGCCGCGGTCGCGAAGGAACTGATCGATCGTCGTGTCCTCGCTACGGTCGGCCGCGAACACCGCGTCGGGATCGTGTTCGCGTCCGCGGAGCTCTCGCCACAGCGAGAGCACACGGCGCTTGTCGCCGACCGTGATGTCGGGATTGAGCAGCGTACTGAGGGCGGCACGCGGCTCACGGAGCGGGTCCGACAGCGTCGACCGGTGGCCCGGCCGAGCAATCGTCGCTCCCGGCGCGAACGCTCGCAGGTCGAGCGCCTCGAGATCGAGTTCACGCTGCACCGCAGGATAGGCGGTAAACAGCACCTGAAAGCCCCGATCGAACCGAAAGCCATCCCGCTCAATCGTCCGGACCCGGCCACCGACCGTGTCGCGTCGTTCGAGCAGCGAAACGGTAACACCACCGCCAGCGAGATGCCGTGCGGCAACGAGTCCAGCAAGGCCACCACCGACGACGAGTACTCGAGGAGTCGACTGCATCTGTCTCTGTCTACCTCACCATTGGACGGCCAGGGAATAAACGCTCGACCTAACGAGGGACTCGAGTGTGGCCGGTGGGTTACCATGGATTTCCAGCGAAAGCTGGCGATGGGAGGGAGTGACGTCCACCCACGACTGAAGTCGTGGGCTTTCTCGCCTACTCTCTGGACGATTGGGGCTGGGGTCGGCGTACTTGGGCGTTTCGTCCCCCTTTCTCACAGATCGGTCCCAATCCTGAGGATGATCCCGAGGAGAATTACGATCACGCCCAGAATGGTAGCGATCGGAGGGATTGGGACGAAGAGCAATCCGATACCGACGAGGATGACGACTGTCGATAGTCTGACCATAGTGGGTACTCAACGGACAGGATGGTAGTAGTATGACCGGCATTGTCAGTTCGCACGTCTCACCTGATGTCGTTCTGATCAGCTGGCGTGGACAGAGGCCGGACTAACTGCGTCGTTGTGGCTGTTAGTCGTCCCCGGTTTGGTTTCCATCATCGTTCTCGTCCACCTGATCGCCGTCGCCGTTTGCATCCTGATCTCCATTTTCATCTTCGGACTCATCCTCATCCTCGTCCTCGTCTTCCGCAACAACGATCGCACCTCGCATTCCGTCGGGTTCGTGCGCTGTACAGACGTAGAGGTAGGTCCCCGCTTCGTCGAACTCGTGTTCAAACGTGTGCCCTTCTTCCTCAGTGAGGTCAGTCTCGAATTCGGGTTCCAGATCGTCGTCTTCGTCGACGTCGTCCTCTTCAGTATCATCGTTATTGACGTCATCGCTATCGCCACCGTTCTCGAGTTGCTCCTCCTCTGCATCGGGATCGTGGACGACATCGTGTGAACCCCCGTCGCCGGTCCACTCCCAGACGACCGTCGTTCCCTCGGAAATCCGAACGGCCTCGGGATCGAATCGGTTTCCATTGTCGCCCGCCCCGACGGCGATTTCGACCTCGTCCTCGCCAGTTTCGTCCGCCGGTTCGTCGACGTCTTCGAGCCAGTCGCCGAACTCGGGCTCCCCGCGTTCGTCGTCGTCCTCGTTCTCGCCGGCCACGACACCGCCGAACCCGACGAGCGATGTTGTGATACCGATTCCCTTGAGCGCCGTCCGCCGATCGAGTTGTCGCATACCGCCCTTCCGCGAGACGAAGGGAAAGCGCCGCGGCCTTCACACCAACCGTTTGTCTGTGAGCAATCCCCGCCTGTGGAGTTATACCAGATCAGCAATACGTCTCTCACATCTCAGTAGAAACACGTCACGAGTCACGGGCCACAAGTCGCGAGCCACAACTCCAACAACCGCTCGCCTGCCGCAGCCGGTACGACTTTACCGATTCCACTGGCCCTGCTAGTATGGCAACTGATGACAAGACTGAGGCGACGTTTCAGCCGGTCTTCGAAAACCGCGTTCGCTTCGCCGAAACAGACCTCCAGGGAATCGTCTTCTACGGCGAGTACTTCACCTTCCAGGACGAGGCCATCTCTGCATACCTCCGTGAACTCGAGTACGGCTACGAAGAGATGGTCGACGACGGCTGGCAGATCCACGTCGTCAACGCAGAACTCAATTATCGTGACGGCGCGCAGTTCGGCGACCGTCTGATGAACGAGGCCCGCGTCGTCGAGGTGGGCAACTCGAGTATCACCTTCGAGTATCGCGTGCGGCGGGTGGGGCGAGACGAGGGTCGGCGTGAGCGTGCGGAACTCGAGTTGGAGTCGGAGGAGAGAGGCGAATCGGATGGGACAGACAGAGACGAATTGGATGAGTCAGATACAGACGGACCGGATGGGGGAGACGCGAACGAAACTGGCGAGCCAATTCTCGCCGAGGGGACGGTCACCCACGTTGGCGTCGACCTGGAAACGGAGGAACCGATCCGGATTCCGGATGCGTTCCGGGATGCTGTTGTCGCGCTTCAGGGCGGAATTTGAGGGCGATTTAAGCGCGATTTGAGCACGGTTTGAGGGCGATTTGAGGAGTCGAGGGGATTTGAGGGCGATTTGAGGAGCCGAGGGGATTTGAGGGCGATTTGAGGAGTCGAGGGGGATTTGAGGATAGGGGTGGCGGCGCACGTTCAGGACAATCACTGCGTCCGCTCAGACGGTCCGTCTCAGTCGTCGGCCGTCACCACGTGATCGATCTCGACATCGTCTGCATTGTCGATGAGTCGATACTCGCCGTCGTCGAACTCGACGACGCCTTCGTGGCGCAGGTGATCCAGATGGGCGTAAGCCTCGCCAGGCCCGTGGACGATGTGGATCCCTTCGAGGTCACCGAACAGGTGGGCGCTGACGGTCCAGGCGTCCGCCGGGCCGTGCTCGGCGAGCACGTCGAGGACGTTCTCGGTTCGCTCACGGTGGTGCTCGGCGATGGTCAGCGCACGATCGGTCGGCTCGTCGATCGGATCGCGGTGACCGGGCCAGATGCGGTCGTAGTCGCGGTCGGCGAGTCGGCGAAGCGCCGTGAGGTACTGCTGGAGTGGCCGTTCGACGCGAACGTCTGCACCGCCCACATTCGGGGTGTACACCGGCAGGATGGCGTCGCCGACGAACGCCTCGGCACCGTCGTCGACGGCGTCCGCGTGGGCCGTCTCCGGACCATCCCGGATTTCGTAGCAACAGAGGCCTGCTGCGTGGCCCGGCGTGTGGATCACCTCGAGCGTCCGGCCGCCGACCTCGAGTACGTCGCCGTCTTCGATCGTCGTCACGGCTGCGGGTTCGCCCTCGATTTCGGCGGAGGAATCGAGGAAAGAGAGCAGTTCCGCCTGCGAGTCCTCAGGGACACCCCACTCGTCGAGGTACGCACGCCGGCGCTCATCGAGGGCCGCGAGCGCGTCGGGCTCCTGTTCGACCATCGGGGCGTCGGCCTCGTGGACGTAGACCGTCGCGCCGCTTTCAGCCTGAATTTCGCCGGCAAGCCCGGCGTGATCAACGTGAAAGTGCGTGAGCACGATGTCGTCGACGTCACTGAAGTCGTAGCCGCGTTCGGCGAGGCCGTCCGCGAAGTCTGCGCGGATGTCGGGGGTCGCGATCCCGGTGTCGACGAGCGCGAGCGCGTCGCTGTCGGGGTCTGCGAGCACGTAGGCGTTGTTGTGTCCTTCGAACTCGTCGTTACCCAGCGAAATGCGGTCCATACCGACAGGGATCCGTTGAGCGCTAATAACTCACAGGGTATCGGAACAGCAGTCGGTCCGGGCGTGGTGTGAAAATGGGCTCCTGCAGGCTGTGTGGGTCGTCAGTCGTCGAGTTCGGCTCGCAGCAGCTGATTCACGTCACCCGGATCCGCACTGCCGCCGGTCTTTTGCATCACCTGGCCGACGAGGAAGTTGATCGCGCCGTCGTCGCCAGACTCGTAGTCTGCCACCGCGTCGGGGTTCTCGTCGATCGCTTCGACGACCGCCTGCTGCACTTCGTCCTCGCCCGTCTTGCCGAGTCCTTCCTCGGCGACGACCTCGTCCGGAGTCCGACCGTCGTCGAGCATCGATCGCAGCACAGTTTCGCGGGCGTTCTTCGCCGTAATCTCGTCCGTCGCGACGAGTTCGACGAGTCGCGTGACTTCGTCGAGACGGCTCTCGATCCCCGTAATCTCCATGTCACGGTAGTTGAGTTCGCCGAGCAAGTTGTCCGCAACCCACGTCGCAGCCAGATCCGGGTCGAACTCGCTCGCGATGTCCTCGTAGAAGTCAGCCACCTGCTTCGTCGAGGTAAGCTTCGAGGCAGCCTCCTCACTCAGACTGTATTCGTCCTGGAAGCGCTCCCGGCGTGCCGAGGGGAGTTCCGGAATCGAAATCTCGTCTTTCCAGTGAGAGACCCGCAGCGGCGGCAGATCCGCCTCCTCGAAATACCGGTAGTCCTTCTCTTCTTCCTTCGAGCGCATCGAGACCGTGATCCCACGGGACTCGTCCCAGTGGCGCGTCTCCTGTTCGACCGCTCGGCCGCGCTGGATGGCGTTCTTCTGGCGTGTCTCCTCGTAGGCCAGCGCCTTCTCCGCACCCTTGTGACTCGAGATGTTCTTGACCTCGGTGCGGTTCGCGGCCGCCAGTGCCTCCTCACCGATCTCCGTCACGTCGTCG
The DNA window shown above is from Natrialba magadii ATCC 43099 and carries:
- a CDS encoding acyl-CoA thioesterase, giving the protein MATDDKTEATFQPVFENRVRFAETDLQGIVFYGEYFTFQDEAISAYLRELEYGYEEMVDDGWQIHVVNAELNYRDGAQFGDRLMNEARVVEVGNSSITFEYRVRRVGRDEGRRERAELELESEERGESDGTDRDELDESDTDGPDGGDANETGEPILAEGTVTHVGVDLETEEPIRIPDAFRDAVVALQGGI
- the gatB gene encoding Asp-tRNA(Asn)/Glu-tRNA(Gln) amidotransferase subunit GatB, coding for MTAQTVQQGDLVTVIGLEVHVQLETDTKIFCGCSTDQTDEPNENVCPVCLGLPGALPVLNEGAVEAAVKIGKAIDADIPEETRFHRKNYYYPDLPKNFQITQYDEPICADGDLEISVEGERRTVTIERAHLEEDPGSLQHVGGGGGIDSADYTLVNYNRAGTPLMEVVTAPDFRSPGEVRAFLAELEEVLEYLGVFDAERDGSLRIDANLSIIPEDEIESDDVTEIGEEALAAANRTEVKNISSHKGAEKALAYEETRQKNAIQRGRAVEQETRHWDESRGITVSMRSKEEEKDYRYFEEADLPPLRVSHWKDEISIPELPSARRERFQDEYSLSEEAASKLTSTKQVADFYEDIASEFDPDLAATWVADNLLGELNYRDMEITGIESRLDEVTRLVELVATDEITAKNARETVLRSMLDDGRTPDEVVAEEGLGKTGEDEVQQAVVEAIDENPDAVADYESGDDGAINFLVGQVMQKTGGSADPGDVNQLLRAELDD
- a CDS encoding MBL fold metallo-hydrolase, whose translation is MDRISLGNDEFEGHNNAYVLADPDSDALALVDTGIATPDIRADFADGLAERGYDFSDVDDIVLTHFHVDHAGLAGEIQAESGATVYVHEADAPMVEQEPDALAALDERRRAYLDEWGVPEDSQAELLSFLDSSAEIEGEPAAVTTIEDGDVLEVGGRTLEVIHTPGHAAGLCCYEIRDGPETAHADAVDDGAEAFVGDAILPVYTPNVGGADVRVERPLQQYLTALRRLADRDYDRIWPGHRDPIDEPTDRALTIAEHHRERTENVLDVLAEHGPADAWTVSAHLFGDLEGIHIVHGPGEAYAHLDHLRHEGVVEFDDGEYRLIDNADDVEIDHVVTADD
- a CDS encoding winged helix-turn-helix domain-containing protein; this translates as MPPEYSVPNDAYAALGDETRLEILFELADHYDEAWSSGWLSFSALCERVSVDDTSRFSYHLGKLQDQFVVKEREQYRPTIAALEVVTAIRAGTYDDTTTRETTIDASCPHCAQSLLARHHNHMLTLSCSDHGVAMGYPVPPIAAAHHSLETVVDLVLQRHAAHVESLRRGVCPYCWGPATLSLPYEEIPEFILQYDTVYATAACEECWMSYPLPVPELLVSHPAVHALYAAHDLEPPATHLGSNSLVNLSDVNLLEDGGANVTISLEEATLVVELRDDGSLEQWHES
- a CDS encoding NAD(P)/FAD-dependent oxidoreductase is translated as MQSTPRVLVVGGGLAGLVAARHLAGGGVTVSLLERRDTVGGRVRTIERDGFRFDRGFQVLFTAYPAVQRELDLEALDLRAFAPGATIARPGHRSTLSDPLREPRAALSTLLNPDITVGDKRRVLSLWRELRGREHDPDAVFAADRSEDTTIDQFLRDRGFSDRFRERFVAPFYGGITLDRSLSTSSRVFEYTFAALASGSTAVPAAGMGAIPAQLADRARAVGATIETGCEVETIEYRERDETVTVSLEDGDDDNNGDSDDSHESDDNHDGGTANRDVDAVIVAADPPTAQSLTGVSAIPTEGRASTTQYYRLSGRTTLNTGRRLLLNASDDGPVHVVPHSEVAPEYAPPDETLLSATYLGHREESDQELTDRTQAALESWYPERAVGELEPVHTERIEFAQFAQPPGVYERLPDVRDPEGPVYLAGDYTRWSSIQGAMESGRQAARAVLKDLSR
- a CDS encoding plastocyanin/azurin family copper-binding protein, which translates into the protein MRQLDRRTALKGIGITTSLVGFGGVVAGENEDDDERGEPEFGDWLEDVDEPADETGEDEVEIAVGAGDNGNRFDPEAVRISEGTTVVWEWTGDGGSHDVVHDPDAEEEQLENGGDSDDVNNDDTEEDDVDEDDDLEPEFETDLTEEEGHTFEHEFDEAGTYLYVCTAHEPDGMRGAIVVAEDEDEDEDESEDENGDQDANGDGDQVDENDDGNQTGDD